In Deinococcus sedimenti, a single genomic region encodes these proteins:
- a CDS encoding ABC transporter permease — MTTTAPTTTRKNDKALGQSQFSVAWQQFRKNRLAQAGGLMLILLYVMAIFAPFIAPDALSSYSTSNITRFHPPTPIEFRDPDTGAFTRPYVFKYTQQLNMESFVNEFKPSEERCPIYFGVRGASYKILGLIPGNLHLFGTAKEDCSVYLFGGEDLGRDLFTRTMYASQISLTIGFGAVLVTTLIGLMMGAMSAYFGGIVDTLIMRLVEVIAAIPYLFLLLLLRSVFPKDINPILALYVILGILAFIGWGGLARVTRGQLLSVREQDFVSAAKSLGASDQRIMWRHMLPTLTTYVIVTTSLAIPSFILLESGLSFLGIGAVEPYASWGSLLKAAQDGGLSSLNTRPWVLIPGFFIVFTVMCFQLLGDGLRDAFDPRKRS, encoded by the coding sequence ATGACCACCACCGCACCCACCACCACCCGCAAGAACGACAAGGCCCTCGGTCAGTCGCAGTTCTCCGTCGCCTGGCAGCAGTTCCGGAAGAACCGCCTGGCGCAGGCCGGTGGCCTGATGCTGATCCTGCTGTACGTCATGGCGATCTTCGCGCCGTTCATCGCACCCGACGCACTCTCGTCGTACTCCACCAGCAACATCACGCGCTTCCACCCGCCCACCCCGATCGAGTTCCGTGACCCCGACACGGGCGCCTTCACCCGTCCCTACGTGTTCAAATACACCCAGCAGCTGAACATGGAGTCGTTCGTCAACGAGTTCAAACCCAGTGAGGAGCGCTGCCCCATCTACTTTGGGGTTCGCGGCGCCAGCTACAAGATCCTGGGCCTGATCCCCGGCAATCTGCACCTCTTCGGAACGGCCAAGGAAGACTGCAGCGTGTACCTCTTCGGCGGCGAGGACCTGGGACGCGACCTCTTCACCCGCACCATGTACGCCTCGCAGATCAGCCTGACCATCGGCTTCGGCGCGGTGCTCGTGACCACCCTGATCGGCCTGATGATGGGTGCGATGTCCGCTTACTTCGGCGGCATTGTCGACACGTTGATCATGCGACTGGTCGAAGTGATCGCCGCCATTCCGTACCTGTTCCTCCTGCTCCTGCTGCGCAGCGTCTTCCCCAAGGACATCAACCCGATCCTGGCGCTGTACGTGATCCTCGGCATTCTGGCGTTCATCGGCTGGGGCGGCCTGGCCCGCGTCACCCGCGGTCAGCTGCTCAGCGTGCGCGAACAGGACTTCGTGTCCGCCGCCAAGAGCCTCGGCGCCAGCGACCAGCGCATCATGTGGCGCCACATGCTGCCCACCCTGACCACCTACGTGATCGTCACGACCAGCCTCGCCATCCCCAGCTTCATCCTGCTGGAATCTGGCCTGAGCTTCCTGGGTATCGGCGCGGTCGAGCCGTACGCCTCGTGGGGCAGCCTGCTGAAAGCCGCGCAGGACGGCGGCCTGAGCAGCCTGAACACCCGCCCCTGGGTGCTGATCCCTGGCTTCTTCATCGTGTTCACCGTCATGTGCTTCCAGCTGCTCGGCGACGGGCTGCGCGACGCCTTCGACCCGCGCAAACGCTCCTGA
- a CDS encoding metal-binding protein, with translation MAPVPSGRVHNLINIGAYSVLAAGALYAARQNLLVITPAQALNFTVAYAAGTFLLSPDLDLAEGRVDSKRHWGVLGILWVPYGMLFSHRGWSHSWVIGPLTRLLYVALIVALVVGLVKFVAPEVQLPRIPQPVAWKFILPLLIGYYLSQWLHLIADGVRPDHGLRKGYRKVRGR, from the coding sequence ATGGCGCCCGTGCCCAGCGGACGAGTCCATAACCTGATCAATATCGGCGCGTACAGCGTCCTGGCGGCCGGCGCTCTCTACGCGGCGCGGCAGAACCTGCTGGTGATCACGCCCGCACAGGCCCTGAACTTCACAGTGGCGTACGCCGCCGGGACCTTCCTGCTCTCCCCGGACCTCGACCTGGCGGAGGGGCGGGTGGACAGCAAACGGCACTGGGGTGTGCTGGGCATCCTGTGGGTGCCGTACGGCATGCTCTTCAGTCACCGCGGCTGGTCGCACAGCTGGGTGATCGGACCACTCACCCGGCTGCTGTACGTCGCACTGATCGTGGCGCTGGTCGTGGGACTGGTGAAATTCGTCGCGCCGGAGGTTCAGCTGCCCCGGATTCCGCAGCCGGTGGCCTGGAAATTCATCCTGCCTCTTCTGATCGGGTACTACCTGAGCCAGTGGCTTCACCTGATCGCGGATGGTGTGCGGCCGGATCACGGGTTGCGCAAGGGGTACCGGAAGGTTCGGGGGCGCTGA
- a CDS encoding ABC transporter ATP-binding protein, whose translation MTHQGEVLLAVNGLKTYFSTDDGVVKSVDGVTFHIKKGETLAVVGESGSGKSVTSLSVMRLIPTPPGKIVEGDILFTGKDGVQRDIVKLSEAEMRKIRGNDISMIFQEPMTSLNPVYTVGDQIAEAVMLHQGKNKKEAMGVATDMLRFVGIPAPEKRVNEYPHQMSGGMRQRVMIAMALSCKPALLIADEPTTALDVTIQAQILDLMRNLQKEVGMSILFITHNLGVVAEMADRVVVMYGGRVVEEGDVIDIFQAPRHPYTIGLLNSIPRPGEYEHVPGQPKGRLEAIPGNVPNPLNLPPGCAFEPRCKFAIPDCSKAVPALEDTGQGHMSRCIRWRELAQAQREVTA comes from the coding sequence ATGACCCACCAGGGTGAAGTCCTGTTGGCCGTGAACGGCCTGAAAACTTACTTCAGTACCGATGACGGTGTCGTGAAGAGCGTGGACGGCGTGACCTTCCACATCAAAAAAGGCGAGACCCTCGCCGTCGTGGGCGAATCCGGCTCCGGCAAGAGCGTCACCAGCCTGTCGGTCATGCGCCTGATCCCCACCCCCCCCGGCAAGATCGTCGAAGGGGACATCCTCTTCACCGGCAAAGACGGCGTCCAGCGCGACATCGTCAAGCTGAGCGAAGCAGAGATGCGCAAGATCCGCGGGAACGACATCTCCATGATCTTCCAGGAACCCATGACCAGCCTGAACCCCGTCTATACCGTCGGGGACCAGATCGCGGAAGCCGTCATGCTGCACCAGGGCAAGAACAAGAAAGAAGCCATGGGCGTCGCCACCGACATGCTGCGCTTCGTGGGCATCCCCGCCCCCGAAAAACGCGTCAACGAGTACCCGCACCAGATGTCCGGTGGGATGCGCCAGCGCGTCATGATCGCCATGGCCCTGAGCTGCAAACCCGCCCTGCTGATCGCCGACGAGCCCACCACCGCGCTCGACGTGACCATCCAGGCACAGATTCTCGACCTGATGCGCAACCTGCAGAAGGAAGTCGGGATGAGCATCCTGTTCATCACGCACAACCTTGGCGTGGTTGCCGAGATGGCTGACCGCGTCGTCGTGATGTACGGCGGCCGCGTCGTCGAGGAAGGGGACGTCATCGACATCTTCCAGGCGCCCCGTCACCCCTACACCATTGGACTGCTGAACAGCATCCCCCGACCCGGCGAGTACGAGCACGTGCCCGGTCAGCCCAAGGGCCGCCTGGAAGCCATTCCCGGCAACGTGCCCAACCCCCTGAACCTGCCGCCCGGCTGCGCCTTCGAGCCCCGCTGCAAGTTCGCCATTCCCGACTGCTCGAAAGCCGTTCCTGCCCTGGAAGACACCGGGCAGGGCCACATGTCCCGCTGCATCCGCTGGCGCGAACTCGCGCAGGCGCAGCGCGAGGTGACCGCATGA
- a CDS encoding ABC transporter permease, translated as MIPFLLRRLVQSIPTLFLASLLIFFVIQLAPGDFLTPAKLNPNISPEALAALERNFGLDRHPIEQYLLWMKNMIFNLDLGLSFSYQQPVLDVIKPRIANSMYLVLLSTILFYAIAIPIGVFGAVRQNSLGDKTINVILYFLLGFPSFFLALIVIYFILQIRAGTGLDIPINGMTSNGFDSMNAGQKMLDIAKHILIPAIILAVSDAAGLTRVIRGQMLEVMRSDYIRTARAKGVSERTAIWKHTFRNAILPIVAGIGGLLPGAVAGAGFIEVVFAYPGITPMILDAVNSQDLYLIAGFTVITTVLLVIGNALSDILLAVVDPRIKVG; from the coding sequence ATGATCCCATTCCTCCTGCGCCGACTGGTGCAGTCCATCCCCACCCTGTTCCTGGCCAGCCTGCTGATCTTCTTCGTGATTCAGCTGGCGCCGGGCGACTTCCTGACCCCGGCCAAACTCAACCCGAACATCAGCCCCGAGGCGCTGGCGGCGCTGGAACGCAACTTCGGACTGGACCGTCATCCTATCGAGCAGTACCTGCTCTGGATGAAGAACATGATCTTCAACCTCGATCTGGGTCTGTCATTCTCGTACCAGCAGCCCGTGCTGGACGTGATCAAGCCGCGCATCGCCAACTCCATGTACCTCGTGTTGCTCTCGACCATCCTGTTCTATGCGATTGCCATCCCCATCGGCGTGTTCGGGGCCGTGCGGCAGAACTCCCTGGGCGACAAGACCATCAACGTCATCCTGTACTTCCTGCTGGGTTTCCCCAGCTTCTTTCTGGCACTGATCGTCATCTACTTCATCCTGCAGATCCGTGCCGGTACGGGCCTGGACATTCCCATCAACGGCATGACCAGCAACGGCTTTGACAGCATGAATGCCGGGCAGAAGATGCTGGACATTGCCAAGCACATCCTGATTCCCGCGATCATCCTGGCCGTCAGCGACGCCGCCGGACTGACCCGCGTCATCCGCGGCCAGATGCTGGAAGTCATGCGCTCGGACTACATCCGCACCGCGCGCGCCAAGGGCGTCAGCGAACGCACCGCCATCTGGAAGCACACCTTCCGTAATGCCATCCTGCCCATCGTGGCCGGTATCGGTGGCCTGCTGCCCGGTGCGGTCGCCGGCGCCGGATTCATCGAGGTCGTGTTCGCCTATCCAGGCATCACGCCCATGATCCTTGACGCCGTGAACTCGCAGGACCTGTACCTGATTGCCGGATTCACGGTGATCACCACCGTCCTCCTCGTGATCGGCAACGCCCTGAGCGACATTCTCCTCGCGGTCGTAGACCCGCGCATCAAGGTCGGCTGA
- a CDS encoding ABC transporter substrate-binding protein: MKKALTLALALTLGTAAAQSAFVWPAAWTAEQNTANKRGGELRLSAISDFKTMNPFTSAEADSIPDRMETGAGLFTQDPRNDEFIPYMAAGAPVVSNNNKRFVVKIRQGMKFSDGQAITADDWVSTWRIHTDDKVGSNSYDTFFLVGKPITVKKIDNYTLQFDFPQPSASALSLMSYTPWPDHVFGKAYREGGADAIKKMWGLGTAPSQIVSPGMWVVESYRAGERTVFKKNPNWGDWNKDSRGQELPYLSNMSVRIVADANASLAAFLAGQIDTVGMRNADDLAQTKKAIDSGSLKAFLKANVSPQATSQWITFNWNKAGDPAKQKLFRDVRFRRAMSHIANRQAMVQLALGGLGSETYFSVYPIFKNQIDAGLAAGAPQYKYDLAQASKLLAQIGYTKKNAQGYLVDKSGKVLEFTLSTNAGNTVREQLGRIFADEAKKVGVKVNFTPIDFNTLVGQLTAKGENRPFDAILLGLSGGSNIWSFGSNVVPCGTNLHSYNNPTDGKCATSQEQLMTKLYYQGDSELNDAKRRAIGSQLMKAEGELQPVIYLVGGNYHVAFNERLGGEFTANMMDAYYGHRLQALTFIK, encoded by the coding sequence ATGAAAAAAGCACTGACCCTCGCCCTGGCCCTGACGCTGGGCACCGCCGCCGCCCAGAGCGCCTTTGTCTGGCCCGCTGCCTGGACCGCTGAACAGAACACCGCCAACAAGCGCGGTGGCGAACTGCGCCTGTCGGCCATCAGCGACTTCAAGACCATGAACCCCTTCACCAGCGCGGAAGCGGACAGCATCCCCGACCGCATGGAAACCGGCGCCGGCCTGTTCACGCAGGACCCCCGCAACGACGAGTTCATTCCTTACATGGCCGCCGGCGCGCCCGTGGTCAGCAACAACAACAAGCGCTTCGTGGTCAAGATCCGCCAGGGCATGAAGTTCAGTGACGGCCAGGCCATCACCGCGGACGACTGGGTCAGCACCTGGCGCATCCACACCGACGACAAGGTCGGCAGCAACAGCTACGACACCTTCTTCCTGGTCGGCAAGCCCATCACGGTCAAGAAGATCGACAACTACACCCTGCAGTTCGACTTCCCTCAGCCCAGCGCCAGCGCCCTGAGCCTCATGAGCTACACTCCCTGGCCTGACCACGTGTTCGGCAAGGCCTACCGCGAAGGCGGCGCCGACGCGATCAAGAAGATGTGGGGCCTGGGTACCGCGCCCAGCCAGATCGTCAGCCCCGGCATGTGGGTCGTCGAGTCCTACCGCGCCGGCGAGCGCACCGTGTTCAAGAAGAACCCCAACTGGGGCGACTGGAACAAGGACAGCCGCGGCCAGGAACTGCCCTACCTGAGCAACATGTCCGTGCGCATCGTTGCCGATGCCAATGCGTCCCTCGCTGCCTTCCTGGCCGGCCAGATCGACACCGTCGGCATGCGCAACGCCGACGACCTGGCCCAGACCAAGAAGGCCATTGACTCTGGCAGCCTCAAGGCCTTCCTGAAGGCCAACGTCAGCCCCCAGGCCACCAGCCAGTGGATCACCTTCAACTGGAACAAGGCTGGCGACCCCGCCAAGCAGAAGCTCTTCCGTGACGTGCGCTTCCGCCGCGCCATGAGCCACATCGCCAACCGTCAGGCCATGGTGCAGCTCGCCCTGGGCGGCCTGGGCAGCGAGACGTACTTCAGCGTCTACCCCATCTTCAAGAACCAGATTGACGCAGGCCTCGCCGCTGGTGCACCCCAGTACAAGTACGACCTGGCGCAGGCCAGCAAGCTGCTCGCGCAGATCGGCTACACCAAGAAGAACGCCCAGGGCTACCTGGTCGACAAGAGCGGCAAGGTACTGGAATTCACCCTGAGCACCAACGCGGGCAACACCGTCCGTGAGCAGCTCGGCCGCATCTTCGCCGACGAGGCCAAGAAGGTCGGTGTGAAGGTCAACTTCACCCCCATCGACTTCAACACCCTGGTCGGCCAGCTGACCGCCAAGGGTGAGAACCGTCCCTTCGACGCCATCCTGCTGGGCCTGTCCGGCGGCAGCAACATCTGGAGCTTCGGCAGCAACGTCGTGCCCTGCGGCACCAACCTGCACTCCTACAACAACCCCACCGACGGCAAGTGCGCCACCAGCCAGGAACAGCTGATGACCAAGCTGTACTACCAAGGCGACAGCGAACTGAACGACGCCAAGCGCCGCGCCATCGGCAGCCAGCTGATGAAGGCCGAAGGCGAACTGCAGCCCGTCATCTACCTCGTGGGTGGCAACTACCATGTGGCCTTCAACGAGCGTCTGGGCGGCGAATTCACGGCCAACATGATGGATGCCTACTACGGCCACCGCCTGCAGGCCCTGACCTTCATCAAGTAA
- a CDS encoding ABC transporter ATP-binding protein translates to MTAVETRRSMPATGDTLLDVQNLEKYFPIRGGLLSRVVGNVKAVNDVSFKIGRGEVVGLVGESGSGKTTAGRAILRLIEPTGGQVLFNGTDITKLSKGQMRDYRREMQIIFQDPFASLNPRMTVSDIIGEAMQIHNLHPGKQRIDRIAELLQKVGLRPEHMRRYPHEFSGGQRQRIGIARALAVDPAFIVADEPVSALDVSIQAQVVNLLQDLQEELGLTVLFIAHDLAVVEYICDRIIVMYLGRVMEIAPSRELNRNPKHPYTEALLSAAPVPDPTVKRQRIILEGDIPSPINPPSGCVFRTRCRYAIADCANIVPELREVAPGHFKACIRDDIL, encoded by the coding sequence ATGACCGCCGTAGAAACCCGCCGCAGCATGCCCGCCACCGGCGACACGCTGCTGGACGTCCAGAACCTCGAAAAGTACTTCCCCATCCGCGGCGGACTGCTGTCCCGCGTCGTTGGGAACGTCAAGGCCGTCAACGACGTGTCCTTCAAGATCGGGCGCGGCGAAGTGGTCGGCCTGGTGGGCGAGTCCGGCTCTGGCAAGACCACCGCCGGGCGCGCCATCCTGCGCCTCATCGAACCTACCGGCGGACAGGTCCTCTTCAACGGCACCGACATCACCAAGCTGTCCAAGGGGCAGATGCGTGACTACCGCCGCGAGATGCAGATCATCTTCCAGGATCCCTTCGCGAGCCTGAACCCCCGCATGACAGTGTCCGACATCATCGGCGAGGCCATGCAGATCCACAACCTGCACCCCGGCAAGCAGCGCATCGACCGCATCGCCGAACTCCTGCAGAAGGTCGGCCTGCGCCCCGAACACATGCGCCGCTACCCGCACGAGTTCAGCGGCGGACAGCGCCAGCGCATCGGCATCGCCCGCGCCCTCGCCGTGGACCCCGCGTTCATCGTCGCCGACGAGCCCGTCTCCGCGCTCGACGTGTCGATCCAGGCGCAGGTCGTGAATCTGCTGCAGGACCTGCAGGAAGAACTGGGCCTGACCGTGCTGTTCATCGCGCACGACCTTGCCGTCGTCGAGTACATCTGCGACCGCATCATCGTGATGTACCTGGGCCGCGTCATGGAAATCGCGCCCAGCCGCGAACTGAACCGCAACCCCAAACACCCCTACACCGAAGCGCTCCTCTCGGCTGCGCCCGTGCCCGACCCGACCGTCAAGCGCCAGCGCATCATTCTGGAAGGCGACATTCCCAGCCCGATCAACCCGCCGTCGGGGTGCGTGTTCCGCACCCGCTGCCGCTACGCGATCGCCGACTGCGCGAACATCGTCCCCGAACTGCGCGAAGTCGCCCCCGGCCACTTCAAAGCCTGCATCCGCGACGACATCCTGTAA
- the secG gene encoding preprotein translocase subunit SecG — translation MILTLFIVLFALVCVGLIFFVLLQVPKQAGLSASMASGGSLLGGRGVEGGLIRITSVLGGFFMLLALLINLVSR, via the coding sequence ATGATTCTGACCCTGTTCATTGTGCTGTTCGCCCTCGTCTGCGTGGGGCTGATTTTCTTCGTGTTGTTGCAGGTGCCCAAGCAGGCTGGTCTGTCGGCTAGCATGGCGTCCGGCGGTTCTCTGCTGGGCGGCCGTGGCGTCGAGGGTGGCCTGATCCGCATCACCAGTGTGCTCGGCGGTTTCTTTATGCTGCTCGCCCTGCTGATCAATCTCGTCTCCCGCTGA
- a CDS encoding methylenetetrahydrofolate reductase, whose product MTRVSVELVPRSRSGLRAEIAEVAGALSGVDTVNVPDLTRYSLRSWVGCGFARPGFAAIPHLRAVDFNPREPLPFLPMLEEHGIREVLVVTGDAPIDMSAKVYDQDAVDLIRRLNRDAPHLRVYAGLDPYRQSFVRERDYLERKLDAGAAGFFTQPFFDLRLLDTWADLLPDGTDVWWGATSILTEASFNYWRARNHAVFPRTFTPTLDCNRTFARDLLTFARDRQQHAYFMPVKVNVLEYLGGIL is encoded by the coding sequence GTGACCCGCGTCTCTGTCGAGTTGGTGCCCCGGTCCCGTTCTGGTCTGCGCGCGGAGATCGCGGAGGTGGCGGGTGCGCTGAGTGGCGTGGATACGGTGAACGTGCCGGACCTGACGCGGTACTCGCTAAGGTCCTGGGTGGGGTGTGGCTTTGCCCGGCCGGGCTTCGCGGCGATTCCGCACCTGCGCGCCGTGGACTTCAACCCGCGTGAGCCACTGCCGTTCCTGCCCATGCTGGAGGAGCACGGCATCCGCGAGGTGCTCGTCGTGACCGGGGACGCCCCGATCGACATGAGCGCGAAGGTGTACGACCAGGACGCCGTGGACCTGATCCGCCGCCTGAACCGCGACGCGCCGCACCTACGCGTGTACGCGGGCCTAGACCCGTACCGGCAGTCGTTCGTGCGCGAGCGGGATTACCTGGAGCGGAAGCTCGACGCGGGCGCCGCCGGGTTCTTCACGCAGCCGTTCTTCGACCTGCGCCTGCTGGACACCTGGGCGGACCTCCTCCCGGACGGCACGGACGTGTGGTGGGGCGCGACGAGCATTCTCACGGAAGCCAGCTTCAACTACTGGCGCGCCCGCAACCACGCGGTCTTCCCCCGCACGTTTACGCCCACGCTGGACTGCAACCGCACGTTCGCCCGTGACCTCCTGACCTTCGCCCGCGACCGACAGCAGCACGCGTACTTCATGCCCGTGAAGGTAAACGTGCTTGAGTACCTGGGCGGCATCCTCTGA
- a CDS encoding S8 family serine peptidase: protein MTPLRRSAGLLALALALSACDQLNTNSAGINDRTVALGQKAQQTITVPFSGSWRITDYPSWIRVSTQSGTGPVRFSVAAVRQDATPVTADQATLTGTIKVSWTSGSGSGATNGTAVWTVTAQQFELTGRLVQPAQVTGLDVITRQEVRTAPAPAARGVIVKYRAGGALTAQGVNQSARTLGRERLTAAGLAVTRQVTLGSQSAAFDVSDVPAALRALRSDPNVEYAVPNVVLRPQATLATPVTPTDQFSPLQWAYPLMGYGAVWRDMESGAYSKPVTVAVVDTGVRFDHPDLQGQLWQPGEGAMDVIADTTNGDGTGADTDPTDPSTPGRTAGSHGTHVTGIIAARWGANTGVCAGCSPSGVVGATYKANVKVLPVRVIDASGNATEADVTLGIRYAAGLPVTIDGVTFKTPHPAQVINLSLGGAISATDAQPMCDAIAEARAAGALVVAASGNGYGTSPYYPAACDGAVSVASVTLSGASAPMHSPFSNAYPQVQLAAPGGADPYSGAKFNGGTFNGAAYPDMILSTSWDYVKNAPNYESEVGTSQASPQVAALAALMLSKGVTTGAEDTVRRLRETATDLGTAGRDDQFGFGMINAAAALNAPQVSSGLGVRVQSSRGLSFQPKLDSTGAFRAFLGEGTYRVTAGSDVNGNGIYGETGETRDERTAALSEESPAVNLGDLTPR, encoded by the coding sequence ATGACTCCTCTTCGACGCTCGGCAGGGCTGCTCGCGCTGGCCCTCGCACTGTCCGCCTGCGATCAGCTCAATACGAACAGCGCTGGGATCAACGACCGCACGGTGGCGCTGGGTCAGAAGGCCCAGCAGACCATCACGGTCCCGTTCAGCGGCTCGTGGCGCATCACGGACTACCCCAGCTGGATCCGGGTGTCCACGCAGTCGGGCACCGGGCCAGTCAGATTCTCCGTGGCGGCCGTTCGGCAGGACGCGACGCCCGTCACGGCCGATCAGGCCACGTTGACCGGCACGATCAAGGTCAGCTGGACCAGCGGTTCGGGATCAGGCGCGACGAACGGAACAGCAGTCTGGACGGTCACCGCGCAGCAGTTCGAGCTGACCGGACGGCTGGTGCAGCCTGCTCAGGTCACCGGTCTGGATGTCATCACCCGGCAAGAGGTGCGGACTGCACCGGCTCCGGCTGCACGCGGCGTGATCGTCAAGTACCGCGCGGGAGGCGCGCTGACCGCGCAGGGCGTGAACCAGTCTGCCCGCACGCTGGGCCGCGAGCGGCTGACCGCCGCGGGCCTCGCCGTGACCCGTCAGGTCACGCTGGGCTCCCAGTCCGCCGCGTTCGACGTCAGTGACGTTCCTGCCGCGCTACGGGCCCTGCGCAGCGACCCGAACGTGGAGTACGCCGTACCGAACGTCGTGCTGCGCCCGCAGGCGACGCTGGCCACACCGGTCACACCCACCGATCAGTTCTCGCCGCTGCAGTGGGCGTACCCGCTCATGGGGTACGGCGCCGTGTGGCGCGACATGGAGAGCGGCGCGTACTCGAAGCCGGTGACGGTGGCGGTCGTGGATACCGGCGTGCGCTTCGACCACCCGGACCTGCAGGGGCAGCTGTGGCAACCCGGCGAGGGCGCCATGGACGTGATCGCAGACACCACCAACGGCGACGGGACCGGTGCCGACACGGACCCGACCGATCCCTCGACGCCCGGGCGTACGGCAGGCAGCCACGGAACGCACGTGACCGGCATCATCGCCGCCCGCTGGGGTGCGAACACCGGCGTCTGCGCCGGATGCAGCCCCAGCGGCGTGGTCGGCGCCACCTACAAGGCGAACGTGAAGGTGCTGCCGGTGAGGGTCATCGACGCGAGCGGAAACGCCACCGAGGCGGACGTCACGCTGGGCATCCGTTACGCGGCCGGTCTGCCCGTCACGATTGACGGCGTGACGTTCAAGACGCCTCACCCGGCGCAGGTGATCAACCTGAGCCTGGGCGGCGCGATCAGTGCCACGGACGCCCAGCCCATGTGCGACGCGATTGCCGAGGCGCGTGCGGCGGGGGCGCTGGTGGTGGCTGCTTCCGGCAACGGGTACGGCACGTCGCCCTACTACCCGGCCGCCTGTGACGGGGCCGTCTCGGTCGCGAGCGTGACGCTGTCGGGTGCCAGTGCGCCCATGCACTCGCCCTTCAGCAACGCCTACCCGCAGGTGCAGCTGGCTGCTCCGGGGGGCGCGGACCCGTACAGCGGCGCGAAGTTCAATGGCGGCACCTTCAACGGCGCGGCGTACCCGGACATGATCCTCTCGACCAGCTGGGACTACGTGAAGAACGCGCCCAACTACGAGTCGGAAGTGGGGACCAGTCAGGCCAGTCCTCAGGTGGCCGCCCTGGCCGCCCTGATGCTCAGCAAGGGCGTCACGACCGGCGCGGAGGACACGGTCAGGCGACTGCGCGAGACCGCCACGGATCTCGGGACCGCCGGGCGCGACGATCAGTTCGGGTTCGGCATGATCAACGCTGCGGCCGCCCTGAACGCCCCGCAGGTCAGCAGCGGCCTGGGCGTGCGTGTGCAGAGCAGCCGCGGCCTCAGCTTTCAGCCGAAACTGGACAGCACGGGAGCGTTCCGCGCCTTCCTGGGCGAGGGCACCTACCGGGTGACGGCGGGCAGCGACGTGAACGGCAACGGGATCTATGGGGAGACGGGCGAAACCCGGGATGAGCGGACCGCCGCTCTGTCCGAAGAGAGCCCGGCCGTCAACCTGGGTGACCTCACGCCCCGGTAA
- a CDS encoding DUF4139 domain-containing protein, whose amino-acid sequence MKNALHTALAATLALGSASAADLRIYPSFSEVREPVTADTNTLRLNLPLDTWQNILSGSLDLEGLSFTQAIQKQEANWLTSLEGQTIYLRRDGKTEPVTLIRARDLLVKDAQGRYFTARYEDLQFDVAPPANPQAPTQSVTYTLAQPGKGTLSYLTRAVTWTPRYTLKASSGGAQLSALADIRNTTEQAYDVRTTELYAGDVNIQNQQEAAYMMRGAMMDAVPSAAPAPKIESQGELRGLYRYALTTPFQLPANSVTTLPFITPKLSTFERYAGLQTYFDPSPREGNLNRSYRLKADQRLPAGPITVREDGRIVGQTSIPDTRQGGTVDFSLGEDPDLNYTRTVQQTAQVKNAQGNVTKTTYKVTYAFESSKDRTVRAEITERIGGRIITIDTMAPVKNQGAANLRVDVPAKGKVSKSFTVVIDNS is encoded by the coding sequence ATGAAAAACGCGCTCCACACCGCCCTCGCCGCCACACTCGCCCTCGGAAGCGCCAGCGCCGCCGACCTGCGCATCTACCCCAGCTTCAGTGAGGTGCGTGAACCCGTCACCGCCGACACGAACACCCTCCGCCTGAACCTGCCCCTCGACACCTGGCAGAACATCCTCAGCGGCAGCCTCGACCTCGAAGGCCTGAGCTTCACGCAGGCCATCCAGAAACAGGAAGCCAACTGGCTCACCAGCCTCGAAGGCCAGACCATCTACCTGCGCCGAGACGGCAAAACAGAACCCGTCACCCTCATCCGCGCCCGCGACCTCCTCGTCAAGGACGCCCAGGGCCGCTACTTCACCGCCCGCTACGAAGACCTCCAGTTCGACGTCGCGCCCCCCGCCAACCCCCAGGCCCCCACCCAGAGCGTCACCTACACCCTCGCGCAACCCGGCAAGGGCACCCTCAGCTACCTCACCCGCGCCGTCACCTGGACACCCCGCTACACCCTGAAAGCCAGCAGCGGCGGCGCGCAACTGAGCGCCCTCGCCGACATCCGCAACACCACCGAACAGGCCTACGACGTCCGCACCACCGAACTGTACGCTGGGGACGTCAACATCCAGAACCAGCAGGAAGCCGCCTACATGATGCGCGGCGCCATGATGGACGCCGTACCCAGCGCCGCCCCCGCCCCCAAAATCGAAAGCCAGGGCGAACTCCGCGGCCTGTACCGCTACGCCCTCACCACCCCCTTCCAACTTCCCGCCAACAGCGTCACCACCCTCCCCTTCATCACCCCCAAACTCAGCACCTTCGAACGCTACGCCGGCCTCCAGACCTACTTCGACCCCAGCCCCCGCGAAGGCAACCTGAACCGCTCCTACCGCCTCAAAGCCGACCAGCGCCTCCCCGCCGGACCCATCACCGTCCGTGAAGACGGCCGCATCGTCGGCCAGACCAGCATCCCCGACACCCGCCAGGGCGGCACCGTCGACTTCAGCCTAGGCGAGGACCCCGACCTGAACTACACCCGGACCGTCCAGCAGACCGCCCAGGTTAAGAACGCCCAGGGCAACGTCACCAAGACCACCTACAAGGTCACGTACGCCTTCGAGAGCAGCAAGGACCGCACCGTCCGCGCCGAAATCACCGAACGCATCGGCGGCCGCATCATCACCATCGACACCATGGCCCCCGTCAAAAACCAGGGCGCCGCGAACCTGCGCGTCGACGTGCCCGCCAAGGGCAAGGTCAGCAAGAGCTTCACGGTCGTCATCGACAACAGCTGA